One part of the Lotus japonicus ecotype B-129 chromosome 2, LjGifu_v1.2 genome encodes these proteins:
- the LOC130735564 gene encoding LOB domain-containing protein 40-like — protein MCSSPFNKRIQTMRLSCNGCRVLRKGCSPDCPIRPCLNWIDSPASQANATFFLAKFYGRAGLLNLLTAAPQQLQPSVFKSLLYEACGRIVNPIFGSTGLLSTGSWHLCEAAVNAVLIGTPIQQALSDSSCDNSTNLQLQACDIRHIAKSGRSCDLDQLQGVKTRTSQFKRRAKKPNSGLEKGVVELVAGCSGKNLEGSVSRDSESGVSEHRSIGGEADSRSFECVEPARVDDQQLELELTLGWGSTKISRDASLV, from the exons ATGTGTTCTTCTCCATTTAACAAAAGGATTCAAACCATGCGATTGAGTTGCAATGGTTGTCGTGTCCTCCGCAAAGGGTGCAGCCCCGATTGCCCCATTCGGCCCTGCCTCAACTGGATTGATTCCCCTGCTTCCCAGGCCAACGCCACCTTCTTCCTTGCCAAGTTCTATGGCCGTGCCGGCCTCCTCAACCTTCTCACTGCGGCGCCCCAACAACTCCAACCAT CTGTTTTCAAATCTTTGCTCTACGAAGCTTGTGGTCGGATCGTGAACCCAATTTTTGGCTCAACCGGATTGCTCTCGACTGGGAGTTGGCACTTGTGCGAAGCTGCCGTCAATGCTGTTCTCATCGGTACACCAATTCAACAGGCTCTTTCCGACTCCTCATGTGACAACTCTACTAACCTGCAGCTCCAAGCATGCGATATACGCCACATAGCAAAGAGTGGGCGATCATGCGACCTTGACCAGCTTCAAGGAGTGAAGACTCGCACCAGTCAGTTCAAGCGCCGAGCCAAGAAACCAAATTCGGGATTGGAGAAGGGTGTGGTTGAGTTGGTGGCGGGTTGTTCTGGAAAAAATTTAGAAGGCTCAGTGAGTCGTGACTCGGAGTCTGGGGTGAGTGAGCATAGAAGCATTGGTGGGGAAGCTGATAGCAGATCATTTGAGTGTGTGGAGCCAGCTCGAGTTGATGATCAACAACTAGAGCTGGAGTTGACTTTAGGGTGGGGTTCAACGAAAATAAGTAGAGATGCTAGTTTAGTTTAG
- the LOC130736861 gene encoding uncharacterized protein LOC130736861 — MAGEGAVKEMTTKFGKLDKFQGQDFRRWQRKMHFLLTTLKVVYVLSTPIPELLEEETVENIRSRSKWENDDYICRGHILNGMSDPLFDIYQNVESAKELWDCLEAKYMAEDSSSKKFLVTDFNNYKMVESRSVMEQYNELLRILGQFTLHGLKMDETISVSSIIDKLPPSWKDFKHNLKHGKDDLSLVQLGSHLRIEESLRAQESDKGKGKEVDGPSVNMIEEGSKNNNNKNKGKKRAFKNNKGSFGSNKKPKLKC, encoded by the coding sequence ATGGCTGGAGAAGGCGCTGTCAAGGAGATGACTACCAAGTTCGGgaaattggacaagtttcaaggacaagacttCAGGCGTTGGCAGAGGAAGATGCACTTCTTGTTGACAACATTGAAGGTGGTATACGTCCTGTCTACACCGATTCCTGAACTTCTGGAGGAAGAAACTGTTGAAAATATAAGAAGCAGATCAAAGTGGGAGAATGACGACTACATATGCAGAGGACACATTCTTAACGGTATGTCTGATCCTTTATTTGATATTTATCAAAATGTGGAATCTGCAAAGGAATTGTGGGATTGTCTTGAAGCCAAGTACATGGCAGAAGACTCATCCAGTAAGAAGTTCTTGGTGACTGATTTCAACAATTACAAAATGGTTGAATCAAGGTCTGTCAtggaacaatacaatgaacttctACGAATTCTTGGACAATTCACACTGCACGGATTGAAGATGGATGAAACAATATCTGTCTCAAGTATCATAGACAAGTTGCCCCCTTCATGGAAGGATTTCAAACACAATTTGAAGCATGGAAAAGACGACCTGTCTTTGGTCCAACTTGGAAGTCACTTGCGCATAGAAGAATCTCTAAGAGCGCAGGAGAgtgacaagggaaaaggaaaagaagttgATGGTCCCTCGGTTAATATGATCGAGGAGGGTAGTaagaacaataacaacaaaaacaaaggaaagaagCGTGCTTTCAAGAACAACAAAGGAAGTTTCGGTTCTAACAAGAAACCGAAACTAAAATGCTAG